One segment of Vibrio gazogenes DNA contains the following:
- a CDS encoding 2Fe-2S iron-sulfur cluster-binding protein: MTFTVRLLPENIEFTVERGQTVLDAAIRQQIPFPHRCRVGACGMCLCKKLSGEVSYQLEPMLTEEEQSQGWIFSCQAYAQTHLVLTWDE, from the coding sequence ATGACCTTTACGGTACGCTTGCTGCCCGAAAATATTGAATTCACCGTAGAACGCGGGCAAACCGTGTTAGATGCGGCAATTCGTCAGCAAATCCCTTTCCCACACCGTTGCCGGGTCGGTGCGTGTGGGATGTGTTTGTGCAAAAAGCTTTCGGGAGAAGTTTCCTATCAACTAGAACCAATGCTGACGGAAGAAGAGCAGTCTCAGGGATGGATATTTTCCTGTCAGGCCTATGCTCAAACTCATTTAGTCCTTACTTGGGATGAGTAA
- a CDS encoding GNAT family N-acetyltransferase, which yields MDHLSFEMLDPLKLPLVQRFYKQHYPTAKPKRNERIYTASAANQLCAVVRFRHIGTSHLLLTGMAVAKELRTQGIGHQLLNYCETHVLNQHVFCFSYRHLENFYHQHHFAVQSPQALPAEINHLYQRYRHQGKDIIPMQYSPPLQD from the coding sequence ATGGATCATTTATCTTTCGAAATGTTAGATCCACTCAAACTTCCTTTGGTGCAACGCTTTTATAAACAGCACTACCCGACAGCAAAACCGAAACGCAATGAACGCATTTATACTGCGAGCGCTGCCAATCAACTCTGTGCCGTGGTTCGCTTTCGCCATATTGGTACTTCTCATCTGCTTCTAACGGGAATGGCCGTCGCCAAAGAATTACGCACTCAAGGCATTGGTCATCAACTACTGAATTACTGTGAAACACATGTTCTCAATCAGCATGTCTTTTGTTTTTCTTATCGTCATTTAGAGAACTTTTATCATCAACATCATTTTGCAGTTCAGTCACCACAAGCACTGCCGGCAGAAATTAACCATCTCTATCAACGTTATCGTCATCAAGGCAAAGATATCATTCCGATGCAATATTCCCCGCCACTTCAAGATTAG
- the ubiD gene encoding 4-hydroxy-3-polyprenylbenzoate decarboxylase produces MIFKDLRDFIDYLEKHGQLKRIQHPIDPQYEMTEICDRTLRAGGPALLFENPVGYDIPVLANLFGTPQRVAMGMGRVDVSELREIGQLLAYLKEPEPPKGFKDAIDKLPVFKQVLNMPVKRLKKAPCQDIIWQGDDVDLDRIPVMRCWPGDVAPLLTWGLTITKGPTKKRQNLGIYRQQKLSKNKVIMRWFQHRGGALDFRDWQVEHPGEPFPVSVAFGADPATILGAVTPVPDTLSEYAFAGLLRGSKTEVVQSISNDLEVPASAEIVLEGYIDPNEYADEGPYGDHTGYFNEVERHHVFTVTHVTMRKQPIYHSTYTGRPPDEPAVLGEALNEVFVPILQKQFPEIVDFYLPPEGCSYRMAVVTIKKQYPGHAKRVMMGVWSFLRQFMYTKFVIVCDDDINARDWKDVIWAITTRMDPARDTTMVENTPIDSLDFASPVSGLGSKMGLDATNKWEGETAREWGKEIRKDPEVVRKIDAIWDELGIL; encoded by the coding sequence ATGATTTTTAAGGATTTACGCGATTTTATCGATTATTTGGAAAAGCATGGTCAATTGAAACGCATTCAGCATCCGATTGACCCTCAATATGAAATGACTGAGATCTGTGATCGGACCTTAAGAGCGGGCGGGCCTGCACTTTTATTTGAAAATCCAGTTGGTTATGACATACCGGTACTGGCAAATCTATTTGGTACGCCGCAACGCGTCGCGATGGGGATGGGTCGAGTGGATGTCAGTGAGCTTCGTGAAATCGGTCAGTTGCTTGCTTACCTTAAAGAACCTGAGCCGCCCAAAGGCTTTAAGGATGCAATCGATAAACTCCCGGTCTTTAAGCAGGTCTTAAATATGCCGGTGAAACGTTTGAAAAAAGCACCTTGTCAGGACATTATCTGGCAAGGCGATGATGTTGATTTAGATAGAATACCGGTGATGCGTTGTTGGCCGGGTGATGTAGCTCCGCTGTTGACTTGGGGGCTGACAATCACCAAGGGACCGACGAAAAAACGACAAAATTTAGGGATCTACCGACAACAAAAACTCAGTAAAAACAAAGTCATCATGCGTTGGTTTCAACATCGTGGCGGAGCATTAGATTTCAGGGATTGGCAGGTTGAGCATCCTGGGGAACCTTTTCCGGTTTCTGTGGCTTTCGGCGCTGACCCGGCCACAATTTTGGGGGCCGTGACGCCAGTGCCGGATACACTTTCTGAATATGCATTTGCCGGATTATTGAGAGGCAGTAAGACCGAAGTTGTCCAATCAATCAGTAATGATCTGGAAGTGCCGGCCAGCGCAGAAATTGTGCTCGAAGGGTATATTGATCCGAATGAGTATGCAGACGAAGGACCTTATGGCGATCATACCGGCTATTTTAATGAAGTTGAGCGTCATCATGTCTTTACTGTGACTCATGTGACAATGAGAAAGCAGCCGATTTATCATAGTACCTATACGGGAAGGCCACCGGATGAGCCAGCTGTTCTCGGGGAAGCATTGAATGAAGTTTTTGTCCCTATTTTACAAAAGCAATTTCCGGAAATTGTCGACTTTTATCTTCCTCCCGAAGGATGTTCCTATCGGATGGCTGTCGTCACGATCAAGAAGCAATATCCCGGTCATGCCAAGCGAGTCATGATGGGAGTTTGGTCTTTCTTACGTCAATTTATGTATACCAAGTTTGTGATTGTCTGTGATGATGATATCAATGCTCGAGATTGGAAAGATGTTATCTGGGCGATTACTACGCGGATGGATCCTGCCCGGGATACGACGATGGTTGAAAATACGCCAATCGATTCTCTGGATTTTGCATCACCGGTTTCGGGGCTTGGCTCTAAAATGGGACTGGATGCAACCAATAAATGGGAAGGCGAGACCGCTAGAGAGTGGGGTAAGGAGATCCGTAAAGATCCGGAAGTTGTGCGCAAGATCGATGCGATCTGGGATGAGTTAGGCATCTTATGA
- the pssA gene encoding CDP-diacylglycerol--serine O-phosphatidyltransferase, whose amino-acid sequence MIARRNLFEQLPTIALEPKDFQVLYSAEQFRHHLIQAIRQANHRIYIVALYLEADDAGQEILSELYAAKQRNPQLDIVICVDWHRAQRGLIGAKQSQGNAVMYESFAQDNEHPIAVYGIPVRGREVFGVLHLKGFIVDDEVIYSGASLNNIYLHYQNRYRFDRYHSFHNRDLANSMGEFIREHLLSHPAVNNLANPSRPATKDLKTIIRQFRTQLAQATYQVPDQPVSQDQIGLTPLVGVGKRGNRLNQYISYLIAQAKEEIIICTPYFNFPNNIASQVKKALKRGVKIHIIVGDKTANDFYIPPEETFKTIGGLPYLYELNLRRFAKSNEARIASRQLSIHLWKHDDNSFHLKGVWIDKRYMLITGNNLNPRAWKLDLENGILIQDDHAHLQTQFEQEFDNILQHTQLVCTYKQLDDFENYPAEVQRLLKRIRRVKADRILKQIL is encoded by the coding sequence ATGATTGCTCGTAGAAATCTATTCGAACAGCTACCCACTATTGCGTTAGAGCCAAAAGATTTTCAAGTCCTGTACTCCGCAGAACAATTTCGGCATCACTTGATTCAGGCAATTAGACAAGCCAATCACAGAATTTATATTGTTGCACTCTACCTCGAAGCTGATGATGCCGGTCAGGAAATTCTGTCTGAACTTTATGCAGCGAAACAAAGAAATCCCCAACTGGATATTGTGATCTGTGTGGACTGGCACCGCGCTCAACGAGGCCTGATCGGTGCGAAACAGTCTCAGGGTAATGCTGTGATGTATGAATCATTTGCCCAAGACAATGAACACCCCATCGCGGTTTATGGTATCCCCGTCCGAGGGCGGGAAGTCTTCGGGGTGCTACATCTTAAAGGTTTCATTGTCGATGATGAAGTGATCTACAGTGGTGCCAGCCTGAATAACATCTATCTGCATTATCAGAATCGTTACCGTTTTGACCGCTATCATTCATTTCACAACCGCGATCTTGCCAACTCGATGGGCGAATTTATTCGTGAGCACTTATTGTCTCATCCGGCTGTCAACAATCTGGCCAATCCCTCACGTCCTGCAACGAAGGATTTAAAAACCATTATTCGCCAGTTCCGGACCCAGTTGGCACAAGCAACCTATCAGGTGCCTGATCAGCCAGTCTCGCAGGACCAAATCGGTCTGACGCCATTAGTGGGCGTTGGTAAGCGAGGTAATCGGCTGAATCAATATATCAGTTACCTGATTGCTCAAGCGAAAGAAGAAATTATTATTTGTACGCCTTATTTTAATTTCCCGAATAATATTGCCAGTCAGGTCAAAAAAGCCCTCAAGCGCGGCGTAAAGATTCATATTATTGTGGGCGATAAAACCGCGAATGATTTTTATATTCCACCGGAAGAAACATTTAAAACTATCGGTGGGTTACCTTATTTGTATGAATTAAATCTGCGTCGTTTTGCTAAATCGAATGAAGCCAGAATTGCCAGCCGGCAATTATCAATTCATCTGTGGAAGCACGATGACAACAGTTTTCACTTAAAAGGGGTGTGGATTGATAAACGTTATATGCTTATCACCGGCAATAACCTCAATCCCAGAGCATGGAAACTTGATCTGGAAAATGGCATTTTAATTCAGGATGACCATGCTCATCTTCAGACTCAATTTGAACAAGAATTTGACAACATTCTTCAGCACACACAGTTAGTCTGTACTTATAAACAGTTAGATGATTTCGAAAATTATCCGGCCGAGGTTCAGCGCTTACTGAAAAGGATTCGTCGGGTAAAAGCTGACCGGATTTTAAAACAAATACTTTAG
- the fre gene encoding NAD(P)H-flavin reductase gives MIITCKVNSVRPLASNTYRILLQPESPVDFHAGQYLLVVMAEGDKRPFSIASSPCRQGGELELHIGAAEHNAYAGEVVDAMNTALQHDGEITIDAPHGNAWLKEDTARPLLLIAGGTGFSYVRSILDHCLNQNIQRDIFLYWGAKDVLQLYAFNELRDLAAQHARLTFTPVVEISTDPLWDGKVGNVLQAVCADFESLEEFDIYIAGRFDMAGAAREQFTQNKHARSERIYGDAFAFI, from the coding sequence ATGATCATAACATGTAAAGTAAACTCAGTTCGGCCTTTAGCCAGCAATACATACCGTATTCTTCTTCAACCTGAATCACCCGTTGATTTCCATGCGGGTCAGTACCTGTTGGTGGTGATGGCAGAGGGAGATAAACGTCCGTTTTCGATTGCCAGTAGCCCATGTCGGCAAGGTGGCGAACTTGAATTACATATTGGTGCTGCTGAACATAATGCCTATGCCGGTGAAGTTGTTGATGCTATGAATACAGCATTGCAGCACGATGGTGAGATCACCATTGATGCTCCGCATGGGAATGCTTGGCTGAAAGAAGATACGGCGCGTCCTTTATTACTGATTGCCGGAGGTACGGGATTCAGTTATGTACGCTCGATTCTGGATCATTGCCTGAACCAGAATATTCAACGTGATATCTTTCTTTATTGGGGAGCAAAAGATGTGCTCCAGCTCTATGCATTTAACGAATTACGTGATTTAGCGGCTCAACATGCCAGACTCACATTTACACCAGTTGTAGAGATATCAACCGATCCGCTTTGGGACGGCAAAGTAGGCAATGTGTTGCAAGCAGTCTGTGCTGATTTTGAATCGTTGGAAGAATTTGATATCTATATTGCGGGTCGATTTGATATGGCAGGAGCCGCTCGGGAACAGTTTACTCAAAATAAGCACGCGAGAAGTGAACGTATTTATGGTGATGCATTTGCATTTATTTGA
- the murB gene encoding UDP-N-acetylmuramate dehydrogenase codes for MQIYLNENLSAYHTFGIEQSCRVLVTVNTVAELIDVYRHPEWQSLPKIVLGKGSNVLFTEFYEGVVIINQLQGIDVQEDESHYFLHVQGGEDWPELVRWSVSQQIPGLENLAMIPGCAGSAPIQNIGAYGLEFQDICDYVDYLCLKTFQVVRLNRAECLFGYRDSIFKHRLYQQAVVVGVGLKLAKVWQPRLKYGPLQQLASNCSPAEVFDCICDIRTRKLPDPTVIGNAGSFFKNPVLTEAQFQSLAMNYPEVVSYPAPSGMKVAAGWLIDQCGLKGFQIGGAAIHEQQALVLINHQHATASDVIQLAAHVYRCVYEKYGVALEHEVRFIGRSSEVYLDMWLKEQRS; via the coding sequence ATGCAAATATATCTCAACGAAAATCTCAGTGCTTATCATACGTTCGGTATTGAGCAGTCTTGTCGGGTGTTGGTGACCGTCAATACTGTTGCAGAATTAATTGATGTTTATCGTCACCCGGAATGGCAATCGTTGCCAAAAATAGTGCTCGGCAAAGGCAGTAATGTGTTGTTTACCGAGTTCTATGAAGGGGTCGTGATTATTAATCAATTGCAGGGGATTGATGTTCAGGAAGATGAAAGTCACTATTTTCTTCATGTTCAGGGCGGTGAAGATTGGCCTGAATTGGTGAGGTGGAGTGTATCGCAGCAGATTCCCGGATTGGAGAATTTAGCCATGATTCCCGGATGTGCCGGCAGTGCGCCAATCCAGAATATCGGTGCTTATGGTCTCGAATTTCAGGATATATGTGACTATGTTGATTATCTCTGCCTTAAGACGTTTCAAGTCGTTCGTTTGAATCGTGCGGAATGCTTATTTGGATATCGTGATTCGATTTTCAAGCATCGGCTTTACCAGCAGGCAGTTGTTGTCGGTGTCGGACTTAAGCTTGCTAAAGTATGGCAACCTCGTCTGAAGTATGGGCCATTGCAGCAGTTAGCGAGCAATTGCTCACCCGCTGAAGTATTTGACTGTATCTGTGATATCCGTACCCGTAAACTGCCAGATCCGACAGTCATCGGTAACGCCGGTAGCTTTTTTAAGAATCCTGTTTTAACTGAGGCGCAGTTTCAGTCTTTGGCGATGAATTATCCGGAGGTTGTCAGTTATCCGGCGCCATCGGGAATGAAAGTCGCAGCCGGCTGGCTAATCGATCAATGTGGTTTGAAAGGGTTTCAAATCGGTGGTGCAGCCATTCACGAGCAACAGGCGTTAGTTCTGATTAATCATCAGCACGCGACGGCATCGGATGTGATTCAGCTTGCCGCTCATGTATATCGCTGTGTCTACGAAAAATATGGTGTGGCTTTGGAACACGAAGTGAGATTTATCGGTCGCAGTAGCGAAGTTTATTTGGATATGTGGCTGAAGGAGCAACGATCATGA